The genomic stretch TTTTTAACCTGTTGATTTTCAATGTGAGACATTGGCAAATGGATGTTCCGAGCGATTTTTCGTGAAATTTTTGCCAGTCGAAAAAAAATCAAATTTGCCACTACCTGCCGAAAATACGCTTATAGCTTTGTACACGGAGATTAATTGATAATTAATAATTAGTAATTAATAATTGCGCGGAGATGTTTATAAGAACAGGAAGCAGCAAAGAAGATACTTTGTATTTATTGCTGCATTGTTTTATTGCCAGACAGGGGAACTTATTTCACACAAAGGGACAAAGATGCAAGCAAGGTTTCTCATAGAGAGCACGGAGGATAAGAGACACGGAGCAAATTACGGGTTCGGGATTGCAAATCCCGAACAGCGGAGGGAACAGCAGGCACATCACGACCAACTGCGTTTATTTATGGTTCGTGGGGACACGAACCACGGCATCTGATGCTGAAACAACTTCAGCATGACGAGCAAAGTGTTTAAAATATTATTCGCGAATAAACAGGCAAACGACCTAACGCCTGACAAGAAGCAGGTCTTATTGTTTAACCGCCGTTGCGACACTTAAAATCGAGTGCATGGCATTTTTTGTTCACTTTTAAATTTTATAAACATGACACAGTTAAAGAAAATCGCCCCTTTTGCTGCGATGGCAATGGGCGTAGTGCTGGCATTTACCACCAGCGCTTTTAAGCAGGTACATCATCCAAAAGGTGTGGATGATACATACACGTTTGAATATGCACCTCCCGGTGGAACAGATTATTCCGCCGATGCCGTTCAGGATTTAGCGAACTGGCATTATAACGCAGCGCCTGCACCTTGTGCAGGTTTGGACAAAGCTTGTAGTATTACAGTACCGGGTGGTATGGGCTATGTGGATGGCGAGGAAACAACAACTCCTACTCTGGATTCGTCTTTCACTATCCAAGCTCTTGAGAGCGGAGGAATAGCCAAAGTAACATCTACTGCTGCGGGAGATGATGCTGTTATCGCAAATCAGGATGATTAGCATAGTAATGCTCATCCAGATTGAGGAAAACTCAGGGACTGCCCATATTTTGGACAGTCCTTTTTTGTTCAGGTAACGAATAAACCTATAGTGTTGTTTATAGCATTGCTCATATGGTGCCTATTTTCAGGCGTCCTTATTTTTAGTTTTGCTCCATATTATTTAGCTTGATGATATCGTCCGGTATTGGCAAAGCATAAAATGCCGTATTTGGCTGAAGAGTATATTGTTTGCCGTTTATTACCCTTTTTATAATGATTGCTGCATTTTCTTTGTTTAGTCTTTTGATGTCCATCCACCGTAGCCCCCGCTGCACAAGTTCCTTTCTTCTTTCATTCAATACCAATGTTAAAGCGCTGTCTTTTGAGATGCCGAATGCCGCAGTATAAGTTCCTGTCTTGTATCTTTTTGCCAATAATGTATTAAGGTCATCCAATCCTTGTTGTATATTGCCAACCCTTATCAGGCATTCAGCCCTTGTGAGATACATTTCATCGGTAGCGATACCCGTGAACAGATAATAACTTCCCGCATAACTCCCTTTAAATGCAGGATAACCATTGCTTCCCGGGGAAAAATAGGCTTGTTTTCTTAAATCGGTTGTATCATAGGCATTGTAAAGTGATGTATCAATTTTTGGTTTTGAAATGGTTAGAACTAATGAGCTGAATTCAAGGTTCATTTCCGTGTAAAAGATAGTTTCCTTGTTGAATTGTTTAAATGGGTAGCTTGCAGAAATACTACCGTTAAAATCATCATTGGAATTATAGTCTATCAACTGGTTGTTTAGTTGCAGGCATGAATCGGCATATACCAATGCATCTTTGTAATCCCGCATGGATAAATAACATCTTGCCAAAAGCCCGTAAGCAGCACCTTTGGACGGACGGAAAACATGTAGTGGGTATTCAGGCAATAAAGGGATTGCTTTTTTGGCATCATTAATGACTTGTTCATAGCATTGTTTGTTGGATGCTCTTATCAGCAAAGGAAAAAAGCATATTGGAAAGATTGTGGAGTTTACTCCTACTTCTGTTGCAGGCTTATATAATCTTGGCTTTGGGGATTTGTTACCCGATGGTTCTGTTGATGATTCGGTAAATTCCAATAATGGAGACATCATTAAAGTATTAGCAACCGTAGTGCATATCTTAAAAGAATTTACCCGGTTACGTCCGTATGGGAAAGTCGTTTTTACGGGAAGTACGCCAGAACGATTAGTGTTGTATCGACGTATTCTTAAAACATACTATGTTGAATTTTCTGAAGAATTTATTATCACAGGGTTTATATTGGAAAAAGGTCATTATAAAGAAGTGATATTTGAACCCAAAAGTGAAACAGAATATTTAGCTTTTTTTATTCGCAGAATTGTCTAAATTTGTACAAATGCAAGCAGAAAAAAAACATACCGTCCGTAAAAATTCTAAAGTACAAAGAGTTGCTGTGAAAGAAGATGTAATCTACATTACTAAAAGTGAGATACCCGCAGGGAAGTCATTGTTTCCCGATAAATTAAAAAAGGTAAATAAGATGCTTGAAAATGCAGTATTGATAAAACATTGATTTCTTCAAAAAAATAAATGAAAAATGCTCTCGAAAGAGGGCATTTTTGTTGAGAGTGTAAGTACCCCAAATTTCAAATCAACAAAGTGCGGGTTGAGAAAATTGAAGATAAAAGCTTTGGGCTTTACAGGGAAATAAACGAGACAAAGCAAATTGCTATCCAATACAAAGGGGGGCATTTTTTATTCAGAGAATTTCTTAAATTTGTAGTCATGGAAGCGGTTAAAAAACATACGGTTTCTAAAAATCCCACTAAGGCAGAAGCAAAAAAAACAACGCGCTCTCAAGAGCGAGGTGTGGTAATGATTACGAAGCAAAGGATTTCAGCTAAAGAATCATTATTTCCCGAGAAGTTAAAAAAAGCAAATGAGCTTCTTAAAAATGCCGTTTTGATGAAACATTGATTTCTTAAAAGTAATAAACAAAAATGCCCTCTTCTGAGGGCATTTTTGTTTATTCGGAGAAATCTATCTAATTTTTACACCGTGGTGCGTGTCCGCACGTATCATCAACAATCAACAAAATGCAGGTTGAGAAAATTGGAAATAAAGGCTTTGGGCTTTGCCGGGAAATAATCGATATAAAACGAATTGCTGTTTAGCCTTGAATGGCTTGTAAGTTTTGTTTTTCTATTTTGAGATTGACAACAAGTT from Arachidicoccus sp. BS20 encodes the following:
- a CDS encoding RagB/SusD family nutrient uptake outer membrane protein, whose protein sequence is MLIRASNKQCYEQVINDAKKAIPLLPEYPLHVFRPSKGAAYGLLARCYLSMRDYKDALVYADSCLQLNNQLIDYNSNDDFNGSISASYPFKQFNKETIFYTEMNLEFSSLVLTISKPKIDTSLYNAYDTTDLRKQAYFSPGSNGYPAFKGSYAGSYYLFTGIATDEMYLTRAECLIRVGNIQQGLDDLNTLLAKRYKTGTYTAAFGISKDSALTLVLNERRKELVQRGLRWMDIKRLNKENAAIIIKRVINGKQYTLQPNTAFYALPIPDDIIKLNNMEQN
- a CDS encoding DUF6934 family protein is translated as MLDALISKGKKHIGKIVEFTPTSVAGLYNLGFGDLLPDGSVDDSVNSNNGDIIKVLATVVHILKEFTRLRPYGKVVFTGSTPERLVLYRRILKTYYVEFSEEFIITGFILEKGHYKEVIFEPKSETEYLAFFIRRIV